A stretch of Halococcus sediminicola DNA encodes these proteins:
- a CDS encoding long-chain fatty acid--CoA ligase, translating into MDVQLTLDELLARAVDLFPDREIVTKQSDGEIHRYTYHDAYERTCQLAHALDELGLESGDRVATVALNHYRHLELYFAPPCSGRSIHMCNMRLPDEHFQYIVNDAADRVVFVDPAFLEKVEDNAEAFETVEQYVVLADDVPDTSLSPATSYEAFIDGHPTEYDWPDIEEDDECGMCYTSGTTGKPKGVTYSHRGVYLHSLMSGHTDTNGISQRDTVLPVVPMFHANGWGVPYAATFVGAKQVLPGVHTDPGSVAELIDDEGVTMSAAVPTIWLEMAEYLDENPDVDISNIDRLTVGGSAPPESLIRRYDEDYDAPIIQGWGMTETSPLGTMSTLRKELTERDPEERYAYRATAGLPVPGFRTRIVDEDGEEVPADGETMGELQVRAPWVADSYHNRPAANRTSFTEDGWLRTGDIATCDGQGYVDIVDRTKDVIKSGGEWISSVELENELMAHDAVAEATVVGVAHEKYQERPLAFVVFGTGEASADELREHLGERFPDWWLPDAFEFVDGIPRTSTGKFDKMALRERAEDVVLDAEP; encoded by the coding sequence ATGGACGTTCAACTCACCCTCGACGAACTGCTGGCCCGCGCGGTGGACCTCTTTCCCGACCGCGAAATCGTCACCAAGCAATCCGATGGGGAGATCCATCGCTACACGTACCACGACGCCTACGAGCGGACCTGTCAGTTGGCGCACGCGCTCGACGAACTGGGACTGGAATCGGGCGACCGGGTGGCGACGGTGGCGCTCAACCACTATCGCCACCTCGAACTGTACTTCGCGCCGCCGTGTTCCGGGCGGTCGATCCACATGTGCAACATGCGCCTGCCCGACGAGCACTTCCAGTACATCGTCAACGACGCCGCAGACCGCGTCGTGTTCGTCGACCCGGCGTTTCTCGAAAAAGTTGAGGACAATGCCGAAGCCTTCGAAACCGTCGAGCAGTATGTCGTTCTCGCAGACGACGTACCCGACACCTCGCTCTCGCCGGCTACGTCCTACGAGGCGTTCATCGATGGCCATCCAACGGAGTACGACTGGCCCGATATCGAGGAGGACGACGAGTGCGGGATGTGTTACACCTCCGGGACCACCGGCAAACCGAAGGGCGTCACCTACTCCCATCGCGGGGTCTACCTCCACAGTCTGATGTCCGGCCACACCGACACGAACGGCATCAGTCAGCGCGACACCGTTCTTCCAGTCGTTCCGATGTTCCACGCCAACGGCTGGGGGGTTCCCTACGCCGCGACGTTCGTCGGCGCGAAGCAGGTCCTTCCCGGCGTGCACACCGACCCCGGTTCCGTCGCCGAACTCATCGACGACGAGGGCGTGACGATGTCGGCCGCCGTCCCGACCATCTGGCTGGAGATGGCGGAATATCTCGATGAGAACCCCGACGTGGACATTTCCAATATCGACAGATTGACTGTGGGCGGATCCGCGCCGCCCGAATCGCTGATCCGCCGCTACGACGAGGACTACGACGCACCCATCATCCAGGGCTGGGGCATGACCGAGACCAGCCCCCTCGGAACGATGAGCACGCTCCGCAAGGAATTGACCGAGCGCGACCCCGAGGAACGGTACGCCTACCGCGCGACGGCCGGGCTGCCCGTCCCCGGCTTCCGGACGCGCATCGTCGACGAGGATGGTGAGGAAGTACCCGCCGACGGCGAGACGATGGGCGAGTTGCAGGTGCGCGCGCCGTGGGTCGCCGATTCCTATCACAACCGCCCGGCAGCGAACCGCACGTCGTTCACCGAGGACGGGTGGTTGCGAACGGGGGACATCGCCACCTGCGATGGACAGGGCTACGTCGATATCGTCGACCGGACGAAGGACGTCATCAAGTCGGGCGGCGAGTGGATATCGAGTGTGGAACTCGAAAACGAACTGATGGCCCACGACGCCGTCGCGGAGGCAACAGTAGTAGGTGTTGCCCACGAGAAATACCAGGAGCGACCGCTGGCGTTCGTCGTCTTCGGTACAGGTGAGGCGAGCGCCGACGAACTCCGCGAGCATCTCGGCGAGCGCTTTCCCGACTGGTGGCTTCCAGATGCTTTCGAGTTCGTCGACGGAATCCCGCGCACCTCGACCGGGAAGTTCGACAAGATGGCGCTGCGCGAACGAGCCGAGGACGTGGTGCTCGACGCCGAACCGTGA
- a CDS encoding acyl-CoA dehydrogenase family protein, producing the protein MEYNDSATARELRERAHAFMEEIVLPEERAHAAGSIAHDTIDDLREQAREYDVYAPQISEEHGGMGIALRDVLPLFEEAGRSLLGAPAMRVDAPDEGNMHTLELVGTDSQKTEWLDPLVAGDINSGFAMTEPAPGGGSDPKMLRTTAEKEGDEWVIDGHKWWTTQGSAADVLLVMARTDEEAHPYAGCSIILVPTDAAGVEIVRDIPHLGQDLMPESHAEIRFDGVRVPEENLLGEENEGFTVAQQRLGPARLTHCMRFSGMADRALDVAKAYMSEREAFGSSLADKQAQRFAIAEAETRLHAARTMVRDAAAKLDAGGEARVEVSMSKVFAANVAQETIDLAIQCCGGAGISRDLPLADFYDAVRAFRIVDGADEVHKRTIARDAFEDVNPEEIEAVPRFGE; encoded by the coding sequence ATGGAGTACAACGACTCGGCGACCGCGCGGGAACTGCGAGAGCGTGCCCACGCGTTCATGGAGGAGATCGTGTTGCCCGAGGAGCGCGCCCACGCGGCCGGTAGCATCGCTCACGATACCATCGACGACCTGCGCGAGCAGGCCCGCGAGTACGACGTCTATGCGCCCCAGATTTCCGAAGAGCACGGGGGAATGGGCATCGCGCTCCGGGACGTGTTGCCGCTGTTCGAGGAGGCAGGCCGGAGCCTGCTGGGCGCACCCGCGATGCGCGTCGATGCCCCCGACGAAGGGAACATGCACACGCTCGAACTCGTCGGTACCGACTCCCAAAAGACAGAGTGGCTCGACCCGTTGGTGGCTGGCGACATCAACTCCGGCTTTGCGATGACCGAACCCGCTCCCGGCGGGGGGTCGGACCCAAAGATGCTGCGGACGACCGCTGAAAAGGAAGGGGACGAATGGGTCATCGACGGTCACAAGTGGTGGACCACGCAGGGCAGCGCGGCCGACGTCCTGCTCGTGATGGCCCGCACCGACGAGGAGGCCCACCCCTACGCCGGCTGTTCGATAATTTTGGTGCCAACCGACGCGGCGGGCGTCGAGATCGTCCGCGACATCCCCCATCTCGGTCAGGATCTCATGCCCGAGAGCCACGCCGAAATCCGGTTCGATGGGGTTCGCGTGCCCGAGGAGAACCTCTTGGGGGAGGAAAACGAGGGCTTCACCGTCGCCCAGCAGCGCCTCGGTCCCGCCAGACTCACTCACTGCATGCGCTTTTCAGGGATGGCCGACCGCGCGCTCGACGTGGCGAAAGCCTACATGAGTGAACGAGAAGCGTTCGGCTCGTCGCTCGCCGACAAACAGGCCCAGCGCTTCGCCATCGCGGAGGCCGAAACCCGCCTGCACGCCGCGCGGACGATGGTCAGGGACGCCGCCGCAAAACTCGACGCCGGCGGGGAGGCCAGAGTCGAAGTCTCGATGAGCAAGGTCTTCGCCGCGAACGTCGCCCAGGAGACCATCGACCTCGCCATCCAGTGCTGTGGCGGGGCCGGTATCAGTCGAGATCTGCCTCTGGCCGACTTCTACGACGCGGTGCGTGCCTTCCGCATCGTC
- a CDS encoding phosphotransferase family protein, with the protein MSDEYFARIVDEESLADYFEREVGPVAEYEMHHHQEGHSNETLFVEWGDRDLVVRRPPPGEVADTAHDVLREYRVMDALQDTDVRVPPTVLACEDHSVLGCDFYVMERVAGDVLRESEPERFAASEHRQRIGEELVDGLCEIHAVEYEDVGLGEFGHPEGFTARQVERWSEQLTWAFDVTTEEREVPELYDVMEWLTENVPDAPAHTLVQGDYKLDNVMYGPGTPPEIVAVFDWELSTLGNPLVDLGWMLSYWWDAGDPEPPQATDSLNATFMTGEGYPTRQDLVARYEERTGIEYENDRFYRALAVYKLAGLGEMFFRRYLEGNADDPLYPKMESGVPELADRAVRIIEGEEPL; encoded by the coding sequence ATGAGCGACGAGTATTTCGCGCGCATCGTCGACGAGGAGTCGCTCGCGGACTACTTCGAGCGGGAGGTCGGTCCGGTCGCGGAGTACGAGATGCACCACCATCAGGAAGGTCACTCGAACGAGACGCTGTTCGTCGAGTGGGGCGACCGTGACCTCGTGGTTCGCCGCCCGCCACCGGGCGAGGTGGCCGACACCGCCCACGACGTGCTCCGGGAGTATCGCGTGATGGACGCCTTGCAGGATACCGATGTGAGGGTTCCGCCCACCGTACTGGCCTGTGAAGACCACTCGGTTTTAGGGTGTGATTTCTACGTGATGGAGCGCGTCGCAGGCGACGTCCTGCGCGAGAGCGAACCCGAGCGCTTCGCCGCGTCCGAACACCGACAGCGCATCGGTGAGGAACTCGTCGACGGTCTCTGTGAGATCCATGCGGTCGAGTACGAGGACGTGGGACTCGGCGAGTTCGGCCACCCGGAAGGATTCACCGCACGGCAGGTCGAGCGCTGGTCGGAGCAACTGACGTGGGCGTTCGACGTCACGACCGAGGAACGCGAAGTGCCCGAACTCTACGACGTGATGGAGTGGCTGACCGAGAACGTACCCGACGCGCCGGCGCACACGCTCGTGCAGGGCGATTACAAGCTCGACAACGTGATGTACGGGCCGGGAACGCCGCCCGAAATCGTCGCTGTCTTCGACTGGGAACTGAGTACCCTCGGCAACCCGCTCGTGGACCTCGGCTGGATGCTCTCGTACTGGTGGGACGCGGGCGATCCCGAGCCACCCCAGGCCACCGACTCCCTCAACGCGACGTTCATGACCGGTGAGGGCTATCCCACTCGACAGGATCTGGTCGCACGCTACGAAGAGCGGACGGGAATCGAGTACGAAAACGACCGTTTCTATCGTGCACTCGCCGTGTACAAACTCGCGGGGCTGGGCGAGATGTTCTTCCGGCGCTACCTCGAAGGGAACGCCGACGACCCGCTCTACCCGAAGATGGAGTCAGGGGTTCCCGAACTCGCCGACCGCGCGGTGCGCATCATCGAAGGCGAGGAGCCGCTCTAA